From one Arenicella chitinivorans genomic stretch:
- a CDS encoding ABC transporter permease, which translates to MQNPKKASADDWDQIIEPHDKLLNLKLGELWRYRDLIYLFVRRDFVAQYKQTILGPTWHILQPLLTTIVFTIVFGRIAKMPTDGVPPFVFFLSGTVIWTYFANVITDTSVTFSKNAHVFGKVYFPRLVTPIATTLSKLIAFAIQFLFFIAYLAYLKLTGVSISPNLWVFATPALLLALAMLALSCGLLITAMTTRYQDLAVLVSFGVQLAMYASPVIYPISSLPEKWQFWANLNPIAPILECFRYAFLGVGQFQPQQLIYSGIVISLMFMFSAIVFSRVERTFADTI; encoded by the coding sequence ATGCAAAATCCCAAGAAAGCCAGCGCCGATGACTGGGATCAGATCATCGAACCACATGACAAGCTGCTAAATCTGAAGCTTGGTGAATTATGGCGCTATCGTGACTTAATTTATTTGTTCGTGCGACGAGACTTCGTGGCTCAGTACAAACAAACAATTCTTGGGCCCACCTGGCATATTCTACAACCATTGCTGACAACCATCGTGTTTACCATCGTGTTTGGTCGTATCGCGAAGATGCCGACAGACGGTGTCCCTCCTTTTGTGTTCTTCTTAAGTGGCACCGTAATTTGGACCTACTTTGCAAATGTTATCACCGACACATCCGTGACATTTTCAAAGAACGCCCACGTTTTTGGCAAAGTCTACTTTCCGCGATTAGTGACACCGATCGCAACCACCCTTTCAAAATTAATCGCGTTTGCGATACAGTTTTTGTTTTTTATCGCCTATCTTGCGTACCTTAAACTCACCGGCGTATCAATTTCACCCAACTTATGGGTATTCGCGACACCAGCTCTGTTACTTGCATTGGCGATGCTGGCGTTGAGTTGCGGCCTGCTAATTACAGCCATGACAACGCGCTACCAAGATTTGGCGGTTTTAGTCAGTTTTGGCGTGCAACTCGCAATGTACGCCAGTCCGGTAATCTATCCGATTTCATCGCTGCCGGAAAAATGGCAGTTCTGGGCGAACCTTAACCCGATTGCTCCAATCCTGGAGTGTTTCCGCTACGCGTTTTTGGGTGTAGGCCAATTTCAACCGCAACAATTGATTTACAGCGGTATCGTTATCAGCCTTATGTTCATGTTCAGCGCAATTGTTTTCAGTCGTGTCGAACGCACGTTTGCTGACACTATTTAA
- a CDS encoding carbamoyltransferase family protein, with protein MNIIGLNAFHGDSSACLFVEGRMIAAAEEERFRRIKHWAGFPSESIRFCLAQADLSLSDIDVIAINTDPKAARWKKVGFVLSGQSSMALVKEKVLVRRKRKSIDEFLREAFPGQRFSGQVDYVEHHLAHFASAYSVSPFEQASIISVDGFGDFASAATGVGHGANLKLEHRVYFPHSLGIFYQAMTQYLGFYHYGDEYKVMGLAPYGEPVYAAEMDRILQHTRDGLFTLDLNYFLHHKQPIGYEWDGGSPQVSRLYAPPLESLLGTAREKGQEITQFHRDLARSVQDAYERAFFHMLNHMHDQHQLDAVTVAGGCGMNSVANGKIHLRTPYTQVYVQSAAGDAGGAIGAAVVAGQRHGVSTRFHMAHSYWGPSFDASEIKQLLGDHASELAAAQCEVQHDLDASVLADRVSDAIIEGKVIGWFQGAMEWGPRALGNRSILGDPRRADMKDILNLKIKRRESFRPFAPSVLREHVADWFESDADVPFMMKVFQIKADQQSKVPAITHVDGSGRLQTVSKAQNAAYHQLIEAFFNKTQVPMLLNTSFNENEPVVCTPSEALDCFLRTNMDVLVLGSQLITRKP; from the coding sequence ATGAACATTATTGGTTTAAACGCATTCCATGGCGATTCCTCAGCCTGTTTGTTTGTAGAGGGTCGCATGATTGCGGCGGCGGAAGAAGAGCGGTTTCGGCGGATAAAACATTGGGCGGGGTTTCCGAGTGAGTCCATCCGGTTTTGCCTCGCTCAGGCAGACTTGAGTCTGAGTGACATCGATGTCATCGCGATCAATACCGATCCCAAAGCAGCACGCTGGAAGAAGGTTGGCTTCGTGTTGTCTGGCCAGTCCTCGATGGCATTGGTGAAAGAAAAAGTATTGGTCAGAAGGAAACGCAAAAGTATCGACGAATTTCTTCGAGAGGCGTTTCCAGGTCAGCGCTTTTCAGGCCAAGTTGACTACGTAGAGCACCATTTGGCGCATTTTGCTTCCGCGTATTCAGTTTCACCGTTTGAGCAAGCGAGCATTATATCTGTCGATGGGTTTGGCGACTTCGCCAGTGCCGCAACTGGTGTTGGGCATGGTGCTAACCTCAAGCTCGAGCATCGCGTGTATTTTCCGCACTCACTGGGGATCTTCTATCAGGCCATGACGCAATATCTTGGTTTTTATCATTATGGAGACGAATACAAAGTGATGGGACTAGCGCCATATGGTGAGCCAGTTTATGCGGCGGAAATGGATCGTATTCTGCAGCACACTCGCGATGGGTTGTTTACGTTGGACCTCAATTATTTTCTACATCACAAGCAACCAATTGGCTATGAGTGGGACGGTGGTAGCCCCCAGGTGAGTCGTTTGTATGCGCCGCCGCTTGAATCATTGCTCGGCACGGCACGTGAAAAAGGTCAGGAAATAACCCAGTTTCACCGCGACCTCGCGCGCTCTGTGCAAGACGCCTACGAAAGAGCATTCTTTCATATGCTCAATCATATGCACGATCAGCACCAACTGGATGCCGTTACGGTGGCTGGTGGTTGCGGCATGAACTCCGTTGCTAATGGGAAAATTCATTTGCGCACTCCCTACACACAGGTGTATGTGCAAAGCGCCGCCGGCGATGCCGGCGGTGCGATTGGTGCTGCGGTGGTAGCAGGTCAGCGCCATGGTGTGTCCACACGCTTTCATATGGCGCATTCCTACTGGGGGCCATCATTTGACGCCTCTGAAATCAAGCAGCTACTGGGTGATCATGCATCTGAGTTGGCGGCAGCACAGTGTGAAGTGCAACACGATCTAGACGCATCGGTTCTGGCTGACAGAGTATCTGACGCGATCATCGAGGGTAAAGTGATTGGCTGGTTCCAAGGTGCCATGGAATGGGGGCCGAGAGCGCTCGGGAATCGCTCTATTCTTGGTGATCCTCGGCGTGCTGATATGAAAGATATCCTGAATTTGAAGATTAAGCGCCGTGAGTCATTTCGCCCATTTGCGCCGTCGGTGCTGCGCGAGCATGTCGCGGATTGGTTTGAATCGGATGCGGATGTACCATTTATGATGAAAGTGTTTCAAATCAAAGCCGATCAGCAATCTAAAGTACCTGCGATTACACATGTGGATGGGTCTGGTCGTCTGCAGACAGTGAGCAAGGCGCAGAATGCGGCTTATCATCAACTGATCGAAGCGTTCTTTAATAAGACGCAAGTGCCGATGTTATTGAACACTTCTTTTAACGAGAATGAGCCGGTCGTCTGTACGCCGAGTGAGGCGCTTGACTGCTTTTTACGCACGAATATGGATGTGCTGGTGTTGGGGTCACAGTTAATAACAAGAAAACCATAG
- a CDS encoding glycosyltransferase family 4 protein: MGWVNLSLVFLTALFVTGLLVRFAFRFGLVAVPGEHRQHTAPTPMVGGLGVFAGLALGVLCWSPADLGLLSCLAILCLVGMLDDRITLPSWLRLLVQGGVAYLMIKLTGVRLESLGFLVSTKYEVVLGPWSMPMTIFAVIGVINATNMSDGMDGLAGSLVIISLGVLLLLTKTDVTLIWIAIASVSGFLVLNLRIGRARAKVFMGDAGSTMIGLLLAYLLINASQQSAGFPPVVALWVLALPLIDAVSVLIVRPLRGRSPFDADRVHYHHLILDRGLSVNQTLILVVVVQTVCGGFGAWMFKTGVADNHILLVFLIMFILYLVALYQYTGRKA, from the coding sequence TTGGGTTGGGTAAATTTAAGTCTGGTTTTTCTCACGGCGCTGTTTGTGACCGGTTTGCTGGTACGCTTTGCATTCCGGTTTGGCTTGGTTGCCGTCCCGGGTGAGCACCGCCAGCATACGGCGCCAACACCGATGGTTGGCGGTTTGGGCGTTTTTGCTGGGTTGGCGTTAGGCGTGCTGTGTTGGTCGCCAGCAGATTTGGGTCTTCTCTCATGCTTGGCAATCTTATGTCTAGTCGGTATGTTAGACGACCGAATTACGCTACCGTCCTGGCTTCGATTGTTGGTTCAGGGGGGCGTCGCATACTTGATGATCAAGTTGACTGGTGTTCGGTTAGAGTCGCTCGGTTTTCTGGTTTCAACCAAGTATGAGGTTGTGCTCGGCCCGTGGTCCATGCCAATGACGATATTCGCAGTCATTGGCGTGATTAACGCGACTAATATGTCCGATGGTATGGATGGCCTGGCTGGTTCATTGGTCATAATCTCGTTGGGAGTATTGCTGCTTCTCACGAAGACGGATGTGACTTTGATCTGGATTGCCATCGCCAGCGTGTCGGGCTTTCTCGTGCTCAACTTGCGGATTGGGAGGGCGCGGGCCAAGGTCTTTATGGGTGATGCTGGCTCGACCATGATTGGTTTGTTGTTGGCGTATTTGCTAATAAATGCGTCGCAACAGAGTGCCGGTTTTCCGCCCGTGGTGGCTTTATGGGTTTTGGCGTTGCCGTTGATTGATGCCGTGTCCGTGTTGATTGTCCGTCCGCTTCGAGGTCGATCTCCGTTTGACGCGGATCGAGTGCATTATCACCACTTAATTCTGGATCGAGGTTTATCGGTAAATCAAACGTTGATATTGGTGGTCGTAGTGCAGACCGTGTGCGGAGGATTCGGCGCTTGGATGTTCAAAACCGGAGTGGCAGATAACCATATTTTGCTGGTGTTCCTAATAATGTTCATTCTTTATTTGGTTGCGCTTTATCAATACACTGGCCGTAAGGCATAG
- the rimP gene encoding ribosome maturation factor RimP: MALTVPHIEELLQPGAQALGYELVAVEMSGGDTSILRIYIDTPSGVTVTDCAKASRQFSAILDVEDPISNRYTLEVSSPGMDRPLAKPLHFKAVVGQDVKIRMNTLVNGRRRFTGELVEATDEFVVVEVDGEQTELLYTEMDRARLVPVYNFDI, encoded by the coding sequence ATGGCACTGACAGTTCCACACATCGAAGAGTTGCTTCAACCTGGTGCGCAGGCGTTAGGTTATGAGCTCGTGGCCGTCGAGATGAGTGGTGGTGACACATCTATTCTGCGGATTTATATCGATACCCCGAGCGGCGTCACGGTGACCGACTGTGCTAAAGCAAGCCGTCAGTTTAGTGCGATTTTGGATGTTGAAGACCCCATCAGCAATCGCTATACCTTAGAAGTTTCATCACCGGGTATGGATCGGCCATTAGCCAAACCGTTGCATTTTAAGGCCGTGGTTGGTCAAGACGTCAAAATTCGTATGAATACGCTGGTAAATGGCCGTCGTCGGTTTACCGGCGAGTTGGTCGAGGCAACTGACGAGTTTGTGGTTGTTGAGGTTGACGGCGAACAAACTGAACTTTTATACACTGAGATGGATCGTGCGCGATTAGTGCCCGTCTATAACTTTGATATTTAA
- the nusA gene encoding transcription termination factor NusA, translating into MASEILMMAEVLSTEKAVEKDVIFEAIEAALATATRKRHREDIDVHCVINRKDGSYIPYRVWEVIEDDAELEFPSKQICVSAAKEHDPDLEVGDFVKEELEAVPFGRIAAQAAKQVIMQKVREAERNKISEEYEPRIDEMLSGVVKRQERGDTIIDLGGIEAILPRNRTIQREALRPGDRVRAILSEVKQNNRGPQLVLDRVTPKLVLALFRTEVPEASENIIEIVGAARDPGLRAKIAVKSNDSKVDPVGACVGIRGSRVQSVSNEINGERVDIIKWSEDPAQFVINALAPAEVESIMVDEDKSSMDVIVDESQLSLSIGRGGQNVRLASELTGWEINIMTFEQANEKLEEESSGVRELFMQKLDIDADVATILIQEGFSSLEEVAYVPRDEMLDIEEFDEALVDELRQRADDALVTLAIQKEELLKGADPAQDLLSMETMDENTAKFLAINNIKTMEDLAEAATDELLEIEGLELTEERAQELIMIARRPWFEEAETEEDVEAES; encoded by the coding sequence ATGGCAAGCGAAATTTTAATGATGGCAGAAGTGCTGTCTACTGAAAAGGCGGTTGAAAAAGACGTTATTTTTGAGGCAATCGAAGCCGCTTTGGCAACCGCTACTCGCAAGCGTCATCGTGAAGATATTGATGTGCACTGTGTTATCAATCGCAAAGACGGCTCTTATATTCCTTACCGCGTTTGGGAAGTCATCGAAGACGATGCAGAGTTGGAGTTTCCTTCCAAGCAAATCTGTGTCAGCGCGGCTAAAGAGCATGATCCAGACCTTGAAGTCGGTGATTTTGTAAAGGAAGAGCTGGAAGCGGTACCATTTGGCCGGATAGCAGCGCAGGCGGCCAAACAAGTCATCATGCAAAAGGTGCGTGAAGCCGAACGCAATAAGATTAGTGAAGAATATGAACCGCGTATCGATGAGATGCTTTCCGGCGTGGTTAAGCGTCAGGAGCGCGGTGATACGATTATTGACTTGGGTGGCATTGAAGCAATCTTGCCGCGTAACCGCACGATTCAACGCGAAGCTTTGCGTCCAGGCGATCGTGTGCGTGCGATTCTGAGTGAAGTAAAGCAAAATAACCGCGGCCCCCAATTGGTGTTAGACCGTGTAACACCAAAGTTGGTGCTTGCGCTATTCCGCACTGAGGTGCCAGAAGCAAGTGAAAATATAATTGAAATAGTTGGTGCCGCACGTGACCCAGGCTTGCGTGCCAAGATCGCGGTGAAATCGAACGACAGCAAAGTCGATCCGGTTGGTGCTTGCGTTGGTATTCGAGGCTCGCGGGTACAAAGCGTTTCTAACGAGATCAATGGCGAACGTGTTGATATCATTAAATGGTCTGAGGATCCGGCACAATTTGTGATCAACGCGCTGGCACCGGCTGAAGTCGAATCGATTATGGTCGACGAAGACAAATCCTCAATGGACGTGATCGTTGATGAGTCTCAACTGTCGCTATCAATCGGCCGCGGCGGTCAAAATGTACGCCTTGCCAGTGAGCTAACAGGTTGGGAAATCAATATCATGACCTTCGAGCAGGCCAATGAAAAGCTCGAAGAAGAGTCTTCCGGCGTGCGTGAACTCTTCATGCAGAAGCTAGACATCGATGCTGATGTTGCTACCATTCTGATCCAAGAAGGCTTCAGTAGCTTGGAAGAGGTAGCCTATGTGCCACGCGATGAAATGCTGGACATCGAAGAATTTGATGAGGCTCTGGTGGATGAGTTGCGTCAGCGTGCTGATGATGCGTTGGTGACCTTGGCGATTCAGAAGGAAGAGTTGCTCAAAGGTGCGGATCCGGCCCAAGACCTGTTATCTATGGAAACCATGGATGAAAACACCGCCAAGTTCCTAGCGATTAATAACATTAAGACGATGGAAGACCTAGCTGAGGCGGCCACAGATGAGTTGCTCGAGATCGAAGGTCTGGAGCTCACCGAGGAGCGCGCGCAAGAGCTAATTATGATTGCACGTCGTCCATGGTTCGAAGAAGCAGAGACAGAAGAAGATGTTGAGGCGGAATCGTAA
- the infB gene encoding translation initiation factor IF-2 — MSTITIKAFAEQIGIDPERLVKQLGDAGVAGKTVEDSLQDDEKRQLLEFLRGGPATSAPTGRGKITLKKKTTSEIQQTSKTGIARTVQVQTKRRRTFVKREVLEQEEAERQATEQARLDQEKANAEQARLEAEAAAKLAAEDEKRKEAEKAEAEAKAAAEKEAEERVQKEKAERESKSKVEAQAKAAEDSVKTQPVKQEPAKEEQSKEPTKSIEKADVPAAEKPADKQPQAEEKPARPRREVAMPSIIRKAGDRKRVSPIIKQADPKPAPAPKAAEPKSTKSKGKRKPFTGREELHVSTSGRRRQKGKRRPSNIKSSVSDQHAFERPVAPVVRDVQIGETISVADLAAQMSVKAAEVVKTLFKMGTMVTINHTLDQDTAMLVVDEMGHNAVEARQTDLEVFLSESMEVETNESDYAPRCPVVTVMGHVDHGKTSLLDYIRKARVTDGEAGGITQHIGAYQVETSNGQITFLDTPGHEAFSAMRARGAQATDLIILVVAADDGVKPQTIEAIKHAKSAEVPIIVAINKMDKESADPDRVKQELANEDVIPESWGGDVMMVPVSAHSGDGIEELLESIAVQAELLELKARPSGNATGLVVEARLDKGRGAVCTVLVQQGILKYGDVVLVGQETGRIRAMNDDTGKPIKEAGPSTPVEIQGLSGVPAAGDEMVVVVDERKAREAAEFRQQKDREARLARQQAAKLENMFSQMSEGDVKNVNVLIKGDVQGSIEALTESLIKLSTDEVKVSVVHGMVGGINESDVNLAMASSAVIIGFNVRADAQARKLAEQEDVQIRYYSIIYEVIDDVKAAMEGLLEPEIREDIMGYVEVREVFRAPKIGTIAGCYVTEGVVKRKAHVRVLRDSVVIFEGNIDSLRRFKDDVSEVKMGTECGIGIVNYNDIKEGDQLEIFEKTEVKVTL; from the coding sequence ATGTCGACTATTACTATCAAAGCGTTTGCTGAACAAATTGGAATCGATCCAGAGCGGCTGGTGAAGCAGCTCGGCGACGCCGGTGTTGCGGGTAAAACGGTGGAAGACTCATTGCAGGACGACGAGAAACGCCAGTTGCTCGAATTTTTGCGTGGTGGCCCGGCTACGAGTGCGCCGACTGGTCGGGGCAAAATTACTCTGAAGAAAAAAACCACGTCCGAGATTCAGCAAACCAGCAAAACAGGTATCGCGCGTACGGTGCAGGTGCAAACCAAGCGACGTCGAACTTTCGTCAAACGTGAAGTGCTGGAACAAGAAGAAGCGGAACGTCAAGCTACCGAGCAGGCGCGATTGGATCAAGAGAAAGCGAATGCCGAGCAAGCTCGATTAGAAGCCGAAGCAGCGGCCAAGCTTGCTGCGGAAGATGAAAAGCGCAAAGAAGCTGAGAAGGCTGAGGCGGAAGCCAAAGCAGCTGCTGAGAAAGAGGCGGAAGAACGAGTACAGAAAGAAAAAGCGGAAAGAGAAAGCAAATCCAAAGTCGAGGCGCAAGCCAAGGCTGCGGAAGATTCGGTGAAGACGCAGCCTGTAAAGCAGGAGCCTGCGAAGGAAGAACAGAGTAAAGAACCTACGAAGTCCATAGAGAAAGCGGATGTCCCTGCAGCGGAAAAACCTGCCGATAAGCAGCCGCAAGCTGAGGAGAAGCCAGCACGACCTCGTCGGGAAGTAGCCATGCCATCGATTATTCGAAAAGCCGGCGATCGTAAACGTGTGTCGCCGATTATTAAACAAGCAGACCCGAAACCGGCGCCTGCGCCCAAGGCAGCTGAACCAAAATCGACTAAAAGCAAAGGGAAACGCAAGCCGTTTACCGGTCGTGAAGAGCTTCATGTATCTACATCAGGTCGTCGACGCCAAAAAGGTAAGCGACGTCCCTCCAATATTAAGTCCAGCGTGTCAGACCAGCACGCGTTTGAGAGACCTGTTGCACCGGTTGTTCGCGATGTGCAGATTGGCGAAACCATCAGTGTTGCTGATTTGGCCGCACAGATGTCAGTAAAAGCGGCGGAGGTTGTTAAAACCTTATTTAAGATGGGCACCATGGTGACTATCAACCACACACTTGATCAAGACACTGCGATGTTGGTGGTTGATGAAATGGGGCACAACGCGGTGGAAGCTCGCCAGACTGACCTTGAGGTATTTTTGTCGGAGAGTATGGAGGTCGAAACCAATGAGTCCGACTACGCGCCACGCTGTCCAGTGGTGACCGTGATGGGCCACGTTGATCATGGTAAAACCTCATTGCTTGACTATATTCGCAAAGCGCGTGTCACTGATGGTGAGGCTGGCGGTATTACTCAACATATCGGTGCCTATCAGGTGGAGACCAGTAACGGTCAGATCACGTTCTTGGATACCCCTGGTCACGAAGCATTCAGTGCGATGCGCGCACGCGGCGCGCAGGCAACTGACTTGATTATTTTGGTGGTTGCTGCCGATGACGGCGTTAAACCACAGACTATCGAAGCAATTAAACACGCGAAAAGTGCCGAAGTGCCCATTATTGTTGCGATCAATAAAATGGATAAAGAGTCGGCCGATCCCGATCGTGTTAAGCAAGAACTGGCTAACGAAGATGTGATACCTGAATCTTGGGGCGGTGATGTGATGATGGTGCCGGTATCGGCACACTCCGGTGATGGTATTGAAGAATTGCTTGAATCGATTGCGGTTCAGGCTGAATTGCTAGAACTTAAAGCTCGCCCATCGGGTAACGCAACCGGATTGGTAGTCGAGGCGCGTCTGGATAAAGGTCGTGGTGCCGTGTGTACTGTGTTGGTTCAGCAGGGTATTCTAAAATACGGCGATGTCGTGTTGGTTGGGCAGGAAACTGGCCGTATCAGAGCGATGAACGATGATACCGGTAAGCCAATCAAAGAAGCCGGGCCGTCGACTCCAGTCGAAATCCAAGGTTTGAGCGGTGTGCCGGCGGCGGGTGACGAAATGGTTGTTGTCGTTGACGAACGTAAGGCGCGCGAAGCGGCTGAATTCCGTCAACAAAAAGACCGAGAAGCACGCCTGGCACGTCAACAGGCAGCGAAGTTAGAAAACATGTTCTCGCAAATGAGCGAGGGCGACGTCAAGAACGTGAATGTGTTGATTAAGGGCGACGTACAAGGCTCGATCGAAGCACTTACCGAGTCGCTGATTAAACTGTCTACGGATGAAGTAAAAGTGAGCGTTGTGCATGGTATGGTTGGTGGCATCAACGAGTCCGATGTGAATCTCGCGATGGCTTCATCTGCGGTGATTATCGGTTTCAATGTGCGAGCCGACGCACAGGCCCGTAAACTGGCTGAACAAGAAGACGTGCAAATACGATACTACAGCATCATTTACGAAGTCATTGATGATGTAAAAGCGGCGATGGAAGGTCTGCTTGAGCCTGAAATTCGTGAAGATATCATGGGTTACGTGGAAGTTCGCGAAGTATTCCGTGCACCGAAGATTGGTACCATTGCCGGTTGTTACGTCACCGAAGGCGTGGTTAAACGTAAAGCTCACGTTCGTGTTTTACGTGACAGCGTGGTGATCTTTGAAGGCAATATCGACTCGCTGCGTCGTTTTAAAGACGATGTATCAGAGGTCAAAATGGGAACCGAGTGCGGTATCGGTATCGTGAACTACAATGACATTAAAGAAGGCGACCAGCTCGAGATTTTCGAGAAAACTGAGGTCAAAGTAACGTTGTAG
- the rbfA gene encoding 30S ribosome-binding factor RbfA, protein MPKEYARSERVAQMINRHLAVILRNEVKDARVSALTITDVEVTKDLRQAKIYVTSMADDQVDIEDTMGAVEHANGFLRRALASVIDLRHCPNLVFVYDNSISEGARMSALIDRALNSRD, encoded by the coding sequence ATGCCTAAAGAGTATGCAAGAAGTGAACGTGTTGCACAGATGATCAATCGCCATTTGGCGGTCATTCTGCGCAACGAGGTAAAAGATGCTCGCGTGTCGGCACTCACAATCACCGATGTGGAGGTTACAAAAGATTTGCGCCAAGCAAAAATTTACGTGACCTCGATGGCGGATGATCAGGTGGACATCGAAGATACAATGGGCGCGGTTGAACATGCGAACGGATTCTTGCGTCGGGCGTTGGCGTCGGTGATTGACCTGCGGCACTGTCCTAATCTTGTCTTTGTCTACGATAACTCGATTTCTGAAGGCGCGCGAATGTCGGCTTTAATCGATCGTGCGTTGAATAGCCGCGACTAG
- the truB gene encoding tRNA pseudouridine(55) synthase TruB, whose product MQYRSKKRDIHGVILLDKPTGMSSNKALQRVKSRFQARKAGHTGSLDPLATGLLPICLGQATKVCEYFLHSHKRYSTVIKLGVITDTWDADGEVLETHMVNVSDQVLQASLEQFRGQIQQVPPMFSALKKNGQPLYKLARRGEEIERESRTMTVHALHAERLDHDLVRLDVHCSSGFYIRSLAYDLGQILGCGAHVTELRRTESKGISVRDALSLDQIEQADLADILLPIDTLLQDFPSVQLSAAQIESLRQGRPTSAGELTTSALSRFVAQDGALFAVGEVLANGILKTHKMFVYD is encoded by the coding sequence ATGCAATATCGATCCAAAAAACGAGATATTCATGGGGTTATCCTGCTGGATAAGCCTACCGGAATGAGTTCAAATAAGGCCCTGCAGCGGGTTAAAAGTCGATTCCAAGCCCGTAAAGCTGGCCATACCGGTAGCCTTGACCCGCTTGCTACGGGGTTGTTGCCAATCTGTCTCGGTCAAGCAACTAAGGTTTGCGAATACTTTTTGCACTCACATAAGCGCTACTCGACAGTGATTAAGCTGGGTGTCATTACCGACACGTGGGACGCCGATGGTGAGGTGTTAGAAACCCATATGGTAAATGTCTCTGACCAGGTTCTGCAAGCATCACTGGAGCAATTTCGCGGCCAGATACAACAGGTTCCACCGATGTTCAGTGCTTTGAAAAAGAACGGTCAACCATTGTATAAGCTGGCTCGACGAGGTGAGGAAATCGAACGTGAGTCTCGGACTATGACGGTGCATGCGTTACACGCAGAACGACTCGACCACGATCTCGTAAGACTAGACGTGCATTGTTCGAGTGGTTTTTATATCCGTTCTCTTGCCTACGACCTGGGGCAGATCCTGGGCTGCGGTGCGCATGTCACCGAGCTGCGAAGAACCGAGAGTAAAGGTATTTCAGTTCGCGATGCCTTGTCGCTTGATCAAATCGAACAGGCAGATCTCGCGGATATCCTGTTGCCTATTGATACGTTGTTACAGGACTTCCCGAGTGTGCAGCTGAGCGCAGCGCAAATTGAAAGCCTGCGCCAAGGTAGACCAACGTCCGCTGGTGAGTTGACCACCTCAGCGTTGTCACGCTTTGTTGCGCAAGACGGTGCGTTATTTGCAGTTGGCGAGGTTTTGGCGAACGGGATTTTGAAGACGCACAAAATGTTCGTATATGATTAG
- the rpsO gene encoding 30S ribosomal protein S15, giving the protein MALTAADKAAIVAEYQVKEGDTGSPEVQIALQTARIKDLSPHFKEHIHDHHSRQGLLRLVNSRRKLLDYLKKSDVERYRSLIKRLGLRK; this is encoded by the coding sequence ATGGCATTAACCGCCGCTGACAAAGCTGCCATCGTGGCAGAATACCAAGTAAAAGAAGGTGACACTGGTTCGCCAGAGGTTCAAATTGCGTTGCAAACTGCACGTATCAAAGACCTGTCGCCACACTTCAAAGAGCACATTCACGACCACCACTCGCGCCAAGGTTTGCTGCGTCTGGTTAACAGTCGTCGAAAACTACTCGATTACTTGAAAAAAAGCGACGTCGAGCGCTATCGATCACTTATCAAGCGACTAGGCTTGCGTAAGTAA